A stretch of Natronococcus sp. CG52 DNA encodes these proteins:
- a CDS encoding DUF5787 family protein, translated as MSEFAFELELCAHLESRQEDLLARQLGASVADPGGRILDVVCVELGPEFDDRAAITPESIPDAAIDAAVGTGRARYWKDAFDCHPERARRATERALEIGFFERDRRNGRDYVRQVARYPDWYGRIVGIENKPDLGRPGDLEAQLRTDVSLGLVDEVVLATESYVTGAHRNRIPDEVGIWRVHRDDGAVQNIEVIRGSTALAVDEPGIEPLETHPGRTDVAIVPPAKKTRVRRRIAERAYGKGWRTYAFPDCAACRADDSNGTTLPSCEWAGRVVDAGSDCGASCPGYEAASAPDVDLAIERDRRTSWVADPDGRRRRQSGLDRFG; from the coding sequence AGCGTGGCTGACCCCGGCGGGCGAATCCTCGACGTCGTCTGCGTCGAGCTGGGTCCCGAGTTCGACGACCGGGCCGCGATCACGCCCGAATCGATCCCGGACGCCGCCATCGACGCCGCCGTCGGCACCGGCCGGGCGCGATACTGGAAGGACGCGTTCGACTGCCATCCGGAGCGAGCACGGCGGGCGACCGAACGCGCCCTCGAGATCGGCTTCTTCGAACGCGACCGACGCAACGGCCGCGACTACGTCCGACAGGTCGCCCGCTATCCGGACTGGTACGGCCGTATCGTCGGAATCGAGAACAAGCCCGACCTCGGGCGACCGGGCGACCTCGAGGCGCAGTTGCGGACGGACGTCAGTCTCGGACTGGTCGACGAGGTCGTCCTGGCGACCGAGAGCTACGTGACGGGGGCACACCGCAACCGGATCCCCGACGAGGTCGGGATCTGGCGCGTCCACCGCGACGACGGCGCAGTGCAGAACATCGAGGTGATCCGGGGGTCGACGGCGCTCGCGGTCGACGAACCGGGGATCGAACCGCTCGAGACCCACCCCGGCCGTACCGACGTCGCGATCGTCCCGCCCGCGAAGAAGACACGGGTGCGACGGCGGATCGCGGAGCGAGCGTACGGCAAGGGCTGGCGGACCTACGCGTTCCCCGACTGTGCGGCCTGCCGAGCCGACGACTCGAACGGTACGACGCTTCCCTCCTGTGAGTGGGCGGGCCGCGTCGTCGACGCCGGCTCCGACTGCGGTGCGTCCTGTCCGGGGTACGAGGCGGCGTCCGCACCCGACGTCGACCTCGCTATCGAGCGCGACCGTCGGACGTCCTGGGTCGCCGATCCCGACGGCAGGCGACGTCGGCAGTCCGGCCTCGACCGATTCGGGTGA